The following are encoded together in the Bradymonas sediminis genome:
- a CDS encoding HTH domain-containing protein codes for MTQENPTYDLYIEPLLALLAEYPSGLKTSQIYEDLATRMSLSQAQRAALLPSGTQPVYHNRIGWAHDRLKRAGLSRSIKRGTWALTQRGRAAAELYAAGMPAELHQAIARPRDKGVPDELIKLDPYEFDGGEMLPPNLEVQIDAFDAETFTAVEAAKIVLAEVDGPLHYGEITRRILERGLWTTSGATPDATIGAKLAVDIKNKGDASDFIRIKPGIYDLNRDGLETASEAEIECIPEDPDTSAPEYISTLEPLSFTDAAERILQVFAEREPMHYAEITDRALDLGLLVSESKNPSTTLNASILQETKRRKERGDTQRFEMLGDGMIGLTRWNQTGLTAYIEAHNESVRRRLHEQLHEMDPTEFEELAGQLLVALGFTDVAVTTRHNDGGIDVRGTLVVGDVIRTKMAVQVKRWKSNIQTPIVQQVRGSLGSHEQGLIITTSDFSAGARAEAERSDAVPVGLMDGQQLVRLLVEYGLGVEKDALNLLRLS; via the coding sequence ATGACTCAAGAAAACCCCACATACGATCTCTATATTGAACCACTGTTGGCTCTACTTGCCGAATACCCGTCAGGGCTCAAAACATCGCAAATCTACGAAGACCTCGCCACACGCATGAGCCTTTCGCAGGCGCAACGCGCCGCCCTACTGCCCAGTGGTACCCAACCGGTCTATCACAACCGAATTGGCTGGGCGCACGACCGCCTAAAGCGCGCGGGGCTTTCGCGGAGCATCAAACGCGGCACCTGGGCGTTGACTCAACGCGGCAGGGCGGCTGCCGAACTATACGCCGCCGGAATGCCGGCCGAACTCCATCAGGCGATTGCCAGGCCACGAGATAAAGGCGTCCCGGATGAATTAATCAAGCTCGACCCATATGAGTTTGACGGCGGCGAAATGCTCCCGCCAAACCTCGAGGTACAAATTGACGCGTTCGACGCTGAGACATTCACCGCAGTCGAAGCCGCCAAAATCGTGCTCGCCGAGGTCGACGGGCCGCTCCATTATGGCGAAATTACCCGGCGTATATTGGAGCGCGGCTTGTGGACGACCAGCGGCGCCACGCCCGATGCCACCATCGGCGCGAAGCTAGCCGTGGACATCAAAAACAAAGGCGACGCGTCGGATTTTATACGAATAAAACCGGGCATTTATGACCTAAATCGAGACGGGCTCGAGACTGCATCAGAGGCCGAAATCGAGTGTATCCCCGAAGACCCAGACACGTCAGCACCTGAATATATATCGACGCTTGAGCCGCTGTCCTTTACCGACGCCGCCGAGCGCATCCTGCAGGTCTTCGCCGAGCGCGAGCCGATGCATTACGCAGAGATCACGGACCGCGCGCTCGATCTGGGGCTGCTCGTTAGCGAGAGCAAAAACCCGTCGACCACCCTCAACGCGTCCATCCTTCAGGAGACCAAACGACGCAAAGAGCGCGGCGACACGCAGCGCTTTGAGATGCTCGGCGACGGCATGATCGGGCTTACACGGTGGAACCAGACCGGGCTGACCGCCTATATTGAGGCTCACAACGAAAGCGTACGTCGCAGGCTTCACGAGCAACTTCACGAGATGGACCCCACCGAGTTTGAGGAGTTAGCCGGGCAATTGCTCGTCGCGCTCGGGTTCACCGACGTGGCCGTCACGACGCGTCATAACGACGGCGGAATCGATGTGCGTGGCACCCTGGTCGTCGGCGATGTCATTCGCACCAAGATGGCCGTCCAGGTCAAACGCTGGAAGAGCAATATTCAAACGCCCATCGTCCAACAGGTCCGCGGAAGCCTTGGCTCTCATGAGCAAGGCCTGATCATCACCACCAGCGACTTTAGCGCGGGTGCCCGCGCAGAGGCCGAGCGCTCCGACGCCGTGCCGGTCGGGCTGATGGACGGTCAGCAATTGGTGCGGCTGCTCGTCGAATATGGTCTGGGCGTCGAGAAGGACGCGTTGAATCTGCTGCGCCTTAGTTAA
- a CDS encoding sulfite exporter TauE/SafE family protein: MSTIAIIAALIVGFVVGLLGGGGSIMAVPTLVYLVELSEKSAIATSLFVIGTTSAVAVVSHARAGNVAWRAGVVFGICAMAGAFVGGNLASLFPGEMLLAGFSLIMLLAAVMMLRGRKTPAAAAVTHDAPKPRRVPFRKLIPLGIGVGLLTGLVGAGGGFIVVPTLVVVAGLPIRRAIGTSLLVVTMNSYAGFLGHISHVTIDYKLAVAFLVASIIGSFVGAEVNKRIDASRLRIGFAYFVLIAGTLILGEQLGAPMIRSGFAATVVVFVVLSVRRLAARGQAEAMPASAE; encoded by the coding sequence ATGTCGACGATCGCAATCATCGCAGCGCTCATCGTGGGTTTTGTCGTGGGTTTGTTGGGCGGGGGCGGCTCGATTATGGCCGTGCCGACCCTGGTCTATCTGGTCGAACTCAGCGAAAAGTCGGCCATCGCGACGAGCCTCTTCGTCATCGGGACGACCAGCGCGGTCGCGGTGGTCTCGCACGCGCGCGCCGGCAATGTGGCCTGGCGGGCCGGGGTGGTCTTCGGCATCTGCGCCATGGCAGGCGCCTTCGTGGGCGGCAACCTCGCCAGCCTCTTCCCCGGTGAAATGTTGCTCGCCGGCTTCTCGCTGATCATGTTGCTCGCCGCGGTGATGATGCTTCGGGGGCGCAAAACCCCCGCCGCCGCCGCGGTCACCCACGACGCCCCCAAGCCGAGGCGCGTCCCGTTTCGAAAGCTCATCCCGCTGGGGATTGGCGTCGGCCTTCTGACCGGATTGGTCGGCGCAGGCGGCGGATTTATCGTCGTGCCGACCCTGGTCGTCGTCGCCGGCCTGCCGATCCGCCGCGCCATCGGCACCTCCCTGCTGGTCGTCACGATGAACTCCTACGCCGGCTTCCTCGGCCATATCAGCCACGTCACCATCGACTATAAGTTGGCGGTCGCCTTCCTGGTCGCCTCCATCATCGGCTCGTTTGTGGGCGCCGAGGTCAACAAACGCATCGACGCCAGCCGTCTGCGCATCGGCTTCGCCTATTTCGTGCTCATCGCCGGCACGTTGATCCTCGGCGAGCAGCTCGGCGCCCCGATGATCCGCAGCGGGTTTGCGGCCACGGTCGTGGTCTTTGTGGTGCTCAGCGTGCGCCGCCTGGCCGCCCGCGGCCAGGCCGAGGCGATGCCGGCATCGGCGGAGTGA
- a CDS encoding DsrE family protein, with the protein MLLSTTKKLLSLMILLVGLTALASGCATAGAESQPQALGANAQQAEQPHKAAIGVRTERHLQVGLLTARQMFQGVGGYQADQVTIVVCGPAVEFLLADTDIQAEIERTEKEGDVRVVACGITLEAMNIDPAALAPSVEVVPNGFIELARLQAAGYEAVVL; encoded by the coding sequence ATGTTGTTGAGTACGACGAAGAAGCTGCTGTCGCTGATGATTTTACTGGTCGGTCTGACCGCGCTCGCCTCGGGCTGCGCGACGGCGGGCGCCGAGTCGCAGCCGCAGGCGCTCGGCGCCAACGCGCAGCAAGCCGAGCAACCCCATAAGGCCGCCATCGGGGTGCGCACCGAGCGCCACCTGCAGGTCGGCCTGCTCACCGCGCGCCAGATGTTCCAGGGAGTCGGCGGCTACCAGGCCGACCAGGTCACGATCGTGGTCTGCGGTCCGGCGGTGGAGTTTTTGCTCGCCGACACCGATATTCAGGCCGAGATCGAGCGCACCGAAAAAGAGGGCGACGTGCGCGTGGTCGCCTGCGGCATCACCCTGGAGGCCATGAATATCGACCCCGCCGCGCTCGCCCCGAGCGTCGAGGTGGTCCCCAACGGGTTTATCGAGCTTGCCCGTCTCCAGGCGGCGGGTTACGAGGCGGTAGTGCTCTGA
- a CDS encoding MBL fold metallo-hydrolase has product MEIKSFYDTRTSTLSYVVYDVDTRDAVVIDPVLDYEPKSSKTWTESADALIAFVKDNDLKLQYILETHAHADHLSGSQIVQQAFPQAKLAVGERITEVQKVFKNVFDLPADFPTDGRQFDLLLNEDEPLQVGTLTIETIFTPGHTPACVTYKVEDAIFTGDALFMPDMGTGRCDFPGGSSADLYESVQKLYALPDDTRVFVGHDYQPGGRELAWETTIGEQKANNIQIPAGRSKEEFIKFRDERDAGLEAPRLLFQSVQVNVDAGHLPQPSGNEVRYLRIPVNVFKPSRDEGETELNEV; this is encoded by the coding sequence ATGGAAATTAAATCGTTTTATGACACTCGTACGTCCACGCTCTCCTATGTTGTCTACGACGTCGACACCCGCGACGCCGTGGTGATCGACCCGGTGCTCGACTATGAGCCGAAGTCCTCGAAGACCTGGACCGAGTCGGCCGACGCGCTGATCGCCTTCGTCAAGGACAACGACCTCAAGCTCCAATATATCCTGGAGACCCACGCCCACGCCGACCATCTGTCGGGCTCGCAGATCGTCCAACAGGCCTTCCCGCAGGCGAAACTCGCCGTCGGCGAGCGCATCACCGAGGTGCAGAAGGTCTTTAAAAACGTCTTCGACCTGCCGGCTGATTTCCCCACCGACGGGCGTCAATTCGACCTGCTCCTCAATGAGGATGAGCCGCTCCAGGTGGGAACGCTCACCATTGAGACCATCTTCACCCCGGGGCACACCCCGGCGTGCGTGACCTATAAGGTAGAGGACGCGATCTTCACCGGCGACGCGCTCTTTATGCCCGATATGGGCACCGGGCGTTGCGACTTCCCCGGCGGCAGCTCCGCCGACCTCTACGAGTCGGTGCAAAAGCTCTACGCGCTGCCCGATGACACCCGCGTCTTCGTCGGCCACGACTATCAGCCCGGGGGGCGCGAGCTGGCGTGGGAGACGACCATCGGCGAGCAAAAGGCCAATAATATTCAGATCCCGGCCGGGCGCAGCAAAGAGGAGTTCATCAAATTCCGCGACGAGCGCGACGCCGGTCTCGAGGCTCCGCGCCTGCTGTTCCAGAGCGTGCAGGTCAACGTCGACGCCGGGCATCTGCCGCAGCCCAGCGGCAACGAAGTGCGCTACCTGCGCATCCCGGTCAACGTCTTTAAGCCGAGCCGCGACGAGGGCGAGACCGAGCTTAACGAGGTCTGA
- a CDS encoding YeeE/YedE family protein translates to MNRSIVLISGILFGIGLVLSGMTQPSKVIGFLDFFGNWDPSLAFVMGGAVLVNLVLFRFIFKRQRPLFAEKFHLPTSKDIDWRLVTGGALFGIGWGIAGFCPGPGITSLVSLQAPAFIFVIAMAAGMFLFTAFDKQLKKS, encoded by the coding sequence ATGAACCGCTCTATCGTGTTAATTTCAGGTATTCTCTTCGGCATCGGGCTGGTCTTGTCGGGCATGACTCAGCCGAGCAAGGTCATCGGGTTTTTGGACTTCTTTGGCAATTGGGACCCCAGCCTCGCTTTTGTCATGGGCGGCGCGGTGCTGGTCAACCTGGTGCTCTTTCGCTTCATCTTTAAGCGCCAGCGTCCGCTCTTTGCCGAGAAATTCCACCTGCCCACCAGCAAGGATATCGACTGGCGACTGGTGACCGGCGGCGCGCTCTTCGGCATCGGTTGGGGTATCGCGGGCTTTTGCCCCGGCCCCGGGATCACCTCGCTGGTCTCATTGCAGGCGCCCGCGTTTATTTTTGTTATTGCCATGGCCGCAGGGATGTTCCTCTTCACGGCCTTCGATAAACAGTTGAAGAAGTCATAA
- a CDS encoding YeeE/YedE family protein, producing the protein MENFTPFASTIGGILIGLSAAIMLGANGRIAGISGIFNGVIQPQKGEFGWRALFIGGLLVGGAFMMLFTPESFAITVERAPWMVALAGLLVGFGTRLGSGCTSGHGVCGLPRFSARSLVATVSFMATGAITVFVMNLLLGGA; encoded by the coding sequence ATGGAAAACTTCACGCCATTCGCATCAACCATCGGGGGCATTCTCATCGGGCTGTCCGCCGCGATTATGCTCGGCGCAAACGGGCGCATCGCGGGCATCAGCGGGATCTTCAACGGGGTGATTCAGCCCCAAAAAGGCGAGTTCGGCTGGCGCGCGCTGTTCATCGGCGGACTCCTGGTGGGCGGAGCGTTCATGATGCTCTTTACCCCCGAGTCCTTCGCCATCACGGTGGAGCGCGCGCCCTGGATGGTCGCGCTCGCCGGGCTGCTGGTGGGCTTTGGCACCCGCCTCGGCAGCGGCTGCACCAGCGGCCACGGCGTGTGCGGCCTGCCGCGCTTCTCGGCCCGCTCGCTGGTCGCGACGGTGTCCTTTATGGCCACCGGCGCGATCACCGTCTTCGTGATGAATCTGCTCCTTGGAGGTGCATAA
- a CDS encoding sulfite exporter TauE/SafE family protein: MTITAIIAALAMGFVLGLLGGGGSILAVPILMYLIGLEDKVAIATSLLVVGATGLGAVISHARAGNVDWRTGGIFGGAAMAAAYLGGSFAKLIPGQLLIGGFAAIMLLSATLMLRGGAKVPVAAQPGAEPRVSAAKLLALGGAVGLLSGLVGAGGGFVIVPALVIFGGISMRLAIGTSLAIIALKSFAGFAGYLGHVEIDFLLAGGFAVASVIGTFAGAAVSQRINAARLRTGFAYFVLIAGTLILGEQLESPLILNMILAVVIAAVAFGLRYLGTRRAAKKSVATP; encoded by the coding sequence ATGACAATCACAGCAATCATCGCCGCGCTCGCGATGGGATTCGTACTTGGCCTATTGGGCGGGGGCGGCTCGATCCTCGCGGTGCCAATCCTGATGTATTTAATCGGTCTGGAGGATAAGGTCGCCATCGCGACCAGCCTCCTGGTGGTCGGCGCGACCGGCCTGGGGGCCGTGATCTCACACGCCCGCGCCGGCAACGTCGACTGGCGCACCGGCGGCATCTTCGGCGGCGCCGCGATGGCCGCCGCCTACCTGGGCGGCAGTTTTGCCAAATTGATCCCCGGTCAGTTGTTGATCGGGGGCTTCGCGGCCATCATGTTGCTGTCGGCGACGCTGATGCTTCGCGGCGGGGCGAAGGTGCCGGTCGCGGCCCAGCCGGGCGCCGAGCCCCGGGTCTCGGCCGCGAAGTTGCTCGCCCTGGGCGGGGCGGTCGGGCTTTTGTCCGGCCTTGTCGGCGCCGGTGGCGGGTTTGTCATCGTGCCTGCCCTGGTGATATTCGGTGGCATTTCGATGCGCCTGGCCATTGGGACCTCGCTGGCGATCATCGCGCTGAAATCTTTCGCAGGCTTCGCCGGTTATCTCGGTCACGTGGAGATCGACTTCCTCCTGGCGGGCGGCTTCGCGGTCGCCTCGGTCATCGGCACTTTTGCCGGCGCGGCGGTCAGCCAGCGCATCAACGCCGCCCGCTTGCGCACCGGCTTCGCCTATTTCGTCCTCATCGCCGGCACGCTCATCCTCGGCGAGCAGCTCGAATCGCCTCTGATTCTCAATATGATACTCGCCGTGGTGATCGCGGCGGTCGCCTTCGGCCTGCGCTATTTAGGCACCCGGCGCGCCGCCAAGAAATCGGTGGCCACACCCTGA
- a CDS encoding sigma-54 interaction domain-containing protein translates to MHYPPQTDATSFYGMLTVSEKMLEFFELVRRVARTDAPALIRGQTGTGKELVASAIQQLSQRADKPFEVLNCATLTRDLLESRLFGHKKGSFTGAIRDQEGLFARADGGTIFLDEIAEVPLDLQAKLLRVLEERTYTPVGGTESVKVDIRLISATHVSLREAVNQGRFREDLMYRIRVVPLFLPPLNERAGDIELLTWHFVERFSRESGRDITGIEGPAMRAILEYPWPGNVRELRNVVRRALIIGSGPTIQLKDLTPELRGETVPGDTEQEAPALTERQLEYQRLVAALQESGGKKQEAAALLGISRTTLWRKLREHGIAQP, encoded by the coding sequence ATGCACTATCCTCCACAAACCGACGCGACCTCCTTTTATGGCATGCTCACCGTCTCCGAGAAGATGCTCGAGTTTTTTGAGCTCGTGCGGCGCGTGGCGCGCACAGATGCGCCGGCGCTGATCCGAGGGCAGACGGGCACCGGAAAAGAGTTGGTGGCCAGCGCGATTCAGCAGCTCAGCCAACGGGCCGACAAGCCCTTCGAGGTGCTCAACTGCGCGACGCTGACCCGCGACCTGCTCGAGTCGCGGCTCTTCGGGCATAAGAAGGGGTCGTTTACCGGCGCGATTCGCGACCAGGAGGGACTCTTCGCGCGGGCCGACGGGGGGACGATCTTCTTGGATGAGATCGCCGAGGTCCCGCTGGATTTACAGGCGAAGCTGTTGCGGGTGCTCGAGGAGCGCACCTACACGCCGGTGGGTGGCACCGAATCGGTGAAGGTGGACATCCGGCTCATCTCGGCGACCCACGTGTCGCTGCGCGAGGCGGTCAATCAGGGGCGATTTCGCGAAGATCTTATGTACCGAATTCGGGTGGTGCCGCTCTTCTTGCCGCCGCTCAACGAGCGCGCGGGCGATATCGAGCTGTTGACCTGGCATTTTGTCGAGCGATTCTCCCGGGAGTCGGGCCGCGATATCACGGGCATCGAGGGCCCCGCGATGCGCGCGATCCTCGAGTATCCCTGGCCGGGCAATGTACGGGAGCTAAGAAATGTGGTGCGCCGCGCGCTGATTATTGGCAGCGGCCCGACGATTCAACTCAAAGACCTCACGCCCGAGCTGCGTGGGGAGACGGTGCCCGGAGACACCGAGCAGGAGGCGCCGGCGTTGACCGAGCGGCAGCTTGAATATCAGCGGCTGGTCGCCGCGCTGCAGGAGAGTGGCGGCAAAAAACAGGAGGCGGCCGCGCTGCTGGGCATCAGCCGCACGACCTTGTGGAGAAAGCTGCGGGAGCATGGGATCGCGCAGCCCTGA
- a CDS encoding endonuclease/exonuclease/phosphatase family protein, whose translation MTAQPASLHSPRFAHLPKVGLLGALCVGLTMMLGGCSSPETVDDHTGADAATGDVQQADGEGADTTPVEVQQIRVATYNTSLFRSTDGGLLQGLTGGEDAQARKVAELIQRVRPDIVLLNEFDWDADGESAKIFMRDYLSVDQNGAGAIEYAHHYIPTTNTGIPSGVDLNNKDGVVMTPGSRGYGDDAFGFGQFPGQYGMVVLSRFPIKADQVRTFQNFLWRDMPDNLQPTDWYSAEAVDVMRLSSKNHADVAIDVGGTPLHLLISHPTPPSFDGPEDRNGRRNHDEIRVWVDYISGAEQSAYLTDDSGVSGGLGDEAFVLLGDLNSDPNDGNSRREALLGLLSHPRVQDPKPTSDGAVEANERDGRVNTAHTGDPALDTADFNDNSVGNLRVDYALASADLTVVDKGVFWPASDAEHADLIKISDHHLVWVDVEIEKP comes from the coding sequence ATGACCGCTCAACCCGCCTCGCTGCACTCTCCACGATTCGCTCACCTCCCGAAGGTTGGTCTATTAGGCGCGCTTTGCGTCGGCCTGACGATGATGCTGGGTGGGTGCTCCTCGCCCGAAACGGTCGATGACCACACCGGCGCCGATGCGGCGACCGGGGACGTCCAGCAAGCCGACGGTGAGGGGGCCGACACCACCCCCGTCGAAGTTCAGCAGATCCGCGTGGCGACCTATAATACCTCGCTGTTTCGCAGCACCGACGGTGGATTGCTCCAGGGGCTTACCGGCGGCGAGGACGCCCAGGCGCGCAAGGTCGCCGAGCTCATTCAGCGGGTGCGCCCCGATATCGTCCTGCTCAACGAATTCGACTGGGACGCCGACGGCGAGAGCGCGAAGATCTTTATGCGCGACTACCTCAGCGTCGACCAGAACGGCGCCGGGGCGATCGAGTACGCCCATCACTATATCCCGACCACCAACACGGGCATCCCCAGCGGCGTCGACCTCAATAATAAGGACGGCGTCGTGATGACGCCCGGCTCGCGCGGCTACGGCGACGACGCCTTCGGATTCGGCCAATTCCCCGGCCAATACGGCATGGTCGTGCTGTCGCGCTTCCCGATTAAGGCCGACCAGGTGCGCACATTTCAGAATTTCTTATGGCGCGATATGCCCGATAACCTGCAGCCCACCGACTGGTATTCGGCCGAGGCCGTCGACGTAATGCGCCTGTCGTCGAAGAACCACGCTGATGTCGCGATCGACGTGGGCGGCACGCCGCTGCATCTTCTCATCAGTCACCCGACGCCGCCGAGCTTCGACGGCCCCGAGGACCGCAACGGCCGGCGAAACCACGACGAGATTCGTGTGTGGGTCGACTATATCTCGGGCGCCGAGCAGAGCGCGTACCTGACCGACGATTCGGGCGTCAGCGGCGGGCTCGGCGACGAGGCATTTGTGCTGCTCGGCGACCTCAATAGCGACCCGAACGACGGCAATAGCCGGCGCGAAGCGCTGCTCGGATTGCTCTCCCATCCGCGTGTCCAGGACCCCAAGCCGACCAGCGACGGGGCAGTCGAGGCGAACGAGCGCGACGGTCGAGTTAATACCGCTCATACGGGCGACCCCGCGCTCGACACCGCCGACTTCAACGACAATAGCGTCGGGAATCTGCGGGTCGATTACGCCTTGGCCTCCGCAGATCTGACCGTCGTCGACAAAGGCGTCTTCTGGCCGGCCAGCGACGCTGAGCACGCCGACCTCATCAAGATCTCGGACCACCACCTGGTCTGGGTCGACGTCGAGATCGAGAAGCCCTGA
- a CDS encoding TadE/TadG family type IV pilus assembly protein, which yields MRPLFIGFQRDEDGAALTEMVMTLPIWILMLGGIISLGRLGMNTTSNQLDVQTGLWDGVFEVSATDDSPGSGDSSSDPQWVHFTPISGGAAAAYESGTLAGMSQNPNQIIDGVNSATMGAMAVTGTLGESYGRTLPLQVVPGHTMPDVTTDPDDVLQVGSPYPKKVTYDGVLNSSTDYNTGGGWLSTVTNAIGNVVASAGMVGSLGAGIRYGEVYTESNYDTDVMFNVTIPASAHANILVAPKPMTGNDAKWRPFLMNRLLAGGEENYSKMMRFGGDPSWDAEGSPDTGDFDADELDADTINDKADEIKEQNAEGGG from the coding sequence TTGCGTCCATTATTCATCGGGTTCCAGCGCGATGAAGACGGCGCCGCGCTCACCGAGATGGTCATGACGTTGCCCATCTGGATTCTGATGCTCGGCGGGATCATCTCGCTGGGGCGACTCGGGATGAACACCACGTCCAACCAACTCGATGTCCAGACCGGCCTGTGGGACGGGGTCTTCGAGGTCAGCGCGACCGACGATTCGCCAGGCAGTGGTGATAGCTCCAGCGACCCGCAATGGGTTCATTTTACGCCCATCTCTGGCGGCGCCGCGGCTGCATATGAGAGCGGTACATTGGCCGGGATGAGCCAAAACCCCAACCAGATTATCGATGGCGTTAACTCGGCCACGATGGGCGCGATGGCGGTCACTGGTACGCTCGGTGAGTCCTACGGCAGGACCCTGCCGCTGCAGGTTGTGCCGGGCCATACGATGCCTGACGTCACCACCGATCCCGATGATGTCTTGCAGGTCGGCAGCCCTTATCCCAAGAAGGTCACCTACGACGGCGTGCTCAACTCCAGCACCGACTATAATACCGGCGGCGGTTGGCTATCGACGGTCACAAACGCCATCGGCAATGTGGTGGCCTCGGCAGGTATGGTGGGCTCGCTTGGCGCGGGCATCCGCTACGGCGAGGTCTATACCGAGTCGAATTACGACACCGACGTGATGTTCAATGTCACCATTCCGGCCTCGGCCCACGCAAATATTCTGGTGGCCCCCAAGCCGATGACGGGCAATGACGCGAAGTGGCGCCCCTTCTTGATGAACCGTCTGCTCGCCGGAGGCGAGGAGAATTACTCCAAGATGATGCGTTTTGGCGGCGACCCCAGCTGGGACGCCGAGGGCAGCCCGGACACCGGGGATTTTGACGCCGATGAACTAGATGCGGACACGATTAACGACAAAGCCGACGAGATCAAAGAGCAGAATGCGGAAGGGGGCGGTTGA
- a CDS encoding TadE/TadG family type IV pilus assembly protein, whose protein sequence is MEFIDKQLRRFHANQSGAIILLVLAALIMVFMMALVVFDAGEAGRDKIRVQQAADTAAWSESAVKARSMNMIAFSNVAKRVTIGMTSFYAALWVSFAELGALTAVATVAACVLAVVSFGSLATICEKMIEFAAELVEIVLDEAQDGGTFKSSLNGGYFKDDVIALDNYQKYMAELTPWWAFAEGIQRGIRNGAHMSASFPVPENDFPGINLPISINGLNMNGSGIDAKLPVERASEDDGTDIMCGRVGSTVDYITHFADYELQNLINSDTNWKSIIIYLVTGGLAAAQMKMMCKSQMNNVYKEPGRPWRIPKYDNPAEWMLNASTLTFAYRADAERMNQGRNRLDLMGDDVKFGTLKKHIYKSGGYLAMSRSEITYQDSGMPDLWHPSWTARMRPVALPDEWSNSGVTLGAAYNDVSIILAAGEKLGDLTDGQGVDGTGWINDLARLIMATQTFDNEKIEGLSK, encoded by the coding sequence ATGGAATTCATAGATAAGCAATTGAGACGGTTTCACGCCAACCAGAGCGGAGCGATTATACTGCTGGTGCTGGCGGCGCTCATCATGGTTTTTATGATGGCGTTGGTCGTGTTCGACGCCGGCGAGGCGGGGCGCGATAAGATCCGGGTGCAGCAGGCTGCGGATACCGCCGCCTGGAGCGAGTCGGCGGTCAAGGCGCGCTCGATGAATATGATCGCGTTCTCCAATGTCGCCAAGCGCGTGACCATTGGGATGACCTCGTTCTACGCCGCGCTCTGGGTGTCATTCGCCGAGTTGGGGGCGCTCACCGCGGTCGCCACGGTGGCGGCCTGCGTGCTGGCGGTTGTGTCGTTTGGGTCTCTGGCGACGATATGCGAAAAGATGATCGAGTTTGCCGCGGAGCTCGTCGAGATTGTGCTCGACGAGGCGCAGGACGGCGGCACGTTTAAGTCGAGTCTAAACGGGGGGTATTTCAAGGACGACGTGATCGCGCTGGACAATTACCAGAAGTATATGGCCGAGCTCACCCCCTGGTGGGCATTTGCCGAGGGCATCCAGCGCGGTATCCGCAACGGCGCCCATATGTCGGCGAGCTTCCCGGTGCCCGAGAATGACTTCCCTGGAATTAACCTGCCGATCTCGATCAACGGCCTCAATATGAACGGCTCCGGGATCGACGCGAAGCTGCCGGTCGAGCGGGCCTCCGAGGACGACGGTACCGACATCATGTGCGGGCGCGTCGGGTCCACCGTCGATTATATCACCCACTTTGCCGATTATGAGCTCCAAAACCTCATCAATTCGGACACCAACTGGAAGTCGATCATCATCTATCTGGTCACCGGCGGCCTGGCGGCGGCGCAGATGAAGATGATGTGCAAAAGTCAGATGAACAACGTTTATAAGGAGCCAGGACGCCCCTGGCGCATCCCGAAATATGACAACCCCGCCGAATGGATGCTCAACGCGTCGACGCTGACCTTCGCCTACCGGGCGGACGCCGAGCGCATGAATCAGGGGCGAAACCGCCTTGACCTGATGGGCGACGATGTGAAATTCGGCACGCTCAAAAAACATATCTACAAGTCCGGCGGCTATTTGGCCATGAGTCGCTCGGAGATCACCTACCAGGACTCCGGCATGCCCGACCTCTGGCATCCCTCTTGGACGGCTCGTATGCGGCCCGTCGCGTTGCCGGACGAGTGGAGCAATAGCGGCGTGACCCTGGGCGCCGCCTATAATGACGTGTCGATTATACTGGCCGCAGGCGAGAAGCTAGGCGACCTGACCGACGGCCAGGGCGTCGACGGCACCGGTTGGATTAATGATTTGGCGCGCCTCATCATGGCGACCCAGACATTCGATAACGAAAAAATTGAGGGGCTCTCCAAATGA